In a genomic window of Streptomyces koelreuteriae:
- a CDS encoding GNAT family N-acetyltransferase, which produces MIGLRDDVVLDDPVGESLRGHHGHLARRLGKAVTYLPGVATFSAVPVEADPEGWGDLAELLGRGEFADMFSCPALPPSDWEPVFVLEGRQMIWTGDRGPNASRAEPDPDVVQLGEESVPGMLGLVERTRPGPFWPRTHELGTYLGVRDGDALVAMVGERLRPPGWTEISAVCTAPEARGHGHAARLIRALIARIVSRGERPFLHVAEANTGAIALYERLGFETRKHVTFRGFRTP; this is translated from the coding sequence ATGATTGGTCTCCGCGACGACGTCGTACTCGACGACCCGGTGGGGGAATCGCTCCGCGGTCACCACGGGCATCTCGCTCGCCGTCTGGGCAAGGCCGTCACCTACCTTCCGGGCGTCGCGACCTTTTCCGCGGTGCCCGTGGAGGCGGACCCGGAGGGGTGGGGTGATCTCGCCGAACTGCTGGGGCGGGGCGAGTTCGCCGACATGTTCAGCTGCCCGGCGCTGCCGCCGTCGGACTGGGAGCCGGTCTTCGTGCTGGAAGGCCGCCAGATGATCTGGACCGGCGACCGCGGCCCGAATGCCTCTCGTGCCGAACCGGACCCCGATGTCGTCCAGTTGGGCGAGGAGAGCGTGCCCGGGATGCTCGGCCTCGTCGAGCGGACCCGGCCGGGGCCGTTCTGGCCGCGCACGCATGAACTCGGCACCTATCTCGGCGTCCGCGACGGTGACGCGTTGGTGGCGATGGTGGGGGAGCGGCTCCGGCCTCCGGGATGGACCGAGATCAGCGCTGTCTGCACCGCTCCCGAGGCACGCGGACACGGCCACGCCGCCCGTCTGATACGGGCCCTGATCGCCCGCATCGTGAGCCGGGGCGAACGTCCCTTCCTGCACGTGGCCGAGGCGAACACCGGCGCGATCGCGCTCTACGAGCGGCTCGGGTTCGAGACCCGGAAGCATGTGACGTTTCGCGGGTTCCGCACTCCGTGA
- a CDS encoding SpoIIE family protein phosphatase, which produces MVLFAAAAGGALVVQARESNMQEARQLSMGVAQSFARAPGTLDAMKTGRPTELLQPRAEDTRRNTGVDYVVAFDPQGFRWTHPDPKLIGKHIFALREGGAADRPFTKTFEGSLGLAVDTTVPVYDTNRTTVAGFVSVGVTVASVDDVVQDQLPQLLGFAGAALAVAAVGTAIVSWRLRRQTRALDPSEMTRMYEHHDAVLHAVREGVVIIGDDGRLLLANDEARRLLDLPADAEERRVSELGLAADTTALLGSGRTVTDVVHLAGDRLLAVNLRPVDPGSRPAGSVVTLRDTTELRALAGRAEVARERLGLLYEAGIRIGTTLDVVRTAQELAEVAVPRFADAATVDLLDPILRGAVSAGPGPEMRRVAVHGVDGARSLYPVGELIRFVPTSPVAVGAERGRAVLDADLTSSSEWMNAQDPVRARHLLDLGFHSLITVPLQARGVVLGMASFWRSDAVPFGEEDLAFAEELAARAAVAVDNARRYTREHTLAETLQRSLLPSSLPDHSAVEVAHRYLPALEGVGGDWFDVIPLPGARIALVVGDVVGHGLHAAATMGQLRTAVHNFSALDLPPDELLGHLDELVARIDSDENVERDNESVSGATCLYAIYDPASGKCALARSGHPEPALVHPDGTVEYLPVPGSPPLGLGGGLPFETAELTLPEGSRLVLYTDGLIEDREHGPDTGLEALRLALAHPDRTPEETCQDVLDAVLPARSSDDIALLVARTRLLDPSQVAEWDVPGDPAIVAGIRSDATRRLETWGLAEMAFTTELIISELVTNAIRYGTEPIRLRLVHDHDSLICEVADGSSTSPHLRRAATTDEGGRGLFLVAQFAQRWGTRYTARGKVIWTEQSTQSPADDTDDMSADALLDQWEDASW; this is translated from the coding sequence ATGGTGCTGTTCGCCGCCGCCGCGGGAGGGGCTCTCGTGGTGCAGGCCCGGGAATCCAACATGCAGGAGGCCCGGCAGTTGTCGATGGGCGTCGCACAGTCCTTCGCACGCGCCCCGGGAACGCTGGACGCCATGAAGACCGGCCGGCCCACCGAACTGCTGCAGCCGCGCGCGGAGGACACCCGCAGGAACACCGGGGTCGACTACGTGGTCGCGTTCGACCCTCAGGGCTTCCGCTGGACCCACCCCGACCCGAAGCTGATCGGCAAGCACATCTTCGCCCTGCGCGAGGGCGGCGCCGCCGACCGGCCCTTCACCAAGACCTTCGAGGGCAGCCTGGGTCTGGCCGTGGACACGACCGTCCCTGTCTACGACACCAACAGGACCACCGTCGCCGGCTTCGTTTCGGTCGGGGTCACCGTCGCCAGTGTGGACGACGTCGTACAGGACCAGCTGCCGCAGCTGCTGGGGTTCGCCGGCGCGGCACTCGCGGTGGCCGCGGTCGGCACGGCGATCGTCTCCTGGCGGCTGCGACGGCAGACCCGCGCCCTGGATCCGTCCGAGATGACCCGGATGTACGAGCACCATGACGCGGTGCTGCACGCGGTGCGGGAAGGCGTGGTGATCATCGGCGACGACGGACGGCTGCTGCTCGCCAACGACGAGGCGCGGCGGCTGCTGGACCTGCCCGCCGACGCCGAGGAACGCCGTGTCAGCGAGCTCGGTCTGGCGGCGGACACCACCGCGTTGCTGGGCTCGGGCCGGACGGTGACGGACGTGGTGCATCTGGCGGGCGACCGGCTGCTGGCGGTCAACCTTCGGCCGGTCGATCCCGGCAGCCGCCCCGCGGGCAGCGTCGTCACGTTGCGCGACACGACAGAGCTGCGTGCGCTGGCGGGCCGTGCGGAGGTGGCCCGGGAGCGGCTGGGGCTGCTGTACGAGGCGGGGATCCGGATCGGGACCACGCTGGACGTGGTGCGCACCGCGCAGGAGCTGGCCGAGGTGGCGGTCCCCCGGTTCGCCGACGCGGCGACGGTCGATCTGCTGGATCCGATCCTGCGGGGTGCCGTCTCGGCCGGTCCCGGGCCGGAGATGCGCCGGGTGGCGGTGCACGGCGTCGACGGTGCCCGGTCTCTCTACCCGGTCGGAGAGCTGATCCGCTTCGTCCCCACCTCGCCCGTGGCCGTCGGTGCCGAGCGCGGCCGTGCGGTCCTGGACGCCGACCTGACCTCGTCCAGCGAGTGGATGAACGCCCAGGACCCCGTACGCGCCCGGCATCTGCTGGACCTCGGCTTCCACTCGCTGATCACCGTGCCGCTCCAGGCCCGCGGGGTGGTGCTGGGCATGGCGAGTTTCTGGCGCTCGGACGCGGTTCCCTTCGGCGAGGAGGATCTGGCCTTCGCCGAGGAACTGGCCGCCCGGGCCGCGGTCGCCGTCGACAACGCCCGCCGCTACACCCGCGAGCACACGCTGGCCGAGACCCTCCAGCGGAGCCTGCTGCCCAGCTCCCTGCCCGACCACTCGGCCGTGGAAGTGGCCCACCGCTATCTGCCCGCCCTGGAGGGCGTCGGGGGCGACTGGTTCGATGTGATCCCCCTGCCCGGCGCCCGGATCGCCCTGGTGGTCGGCGATGTGGTGGGGCACGGCCTGCACGCCGCTGCCACCATGGGCCAGCTGCGCACCGCGGTGCACAACTTCTCCGCCCTGGACCTGCCCCCGGACGAACTCCTCGGGCATCTGGACGAACTGGTCGCCCGGATCGACAGCGACGAGAACGTCGAGCGGGACAACGAGAGCGTTTCCGGAGCCACCTGCCTCTACGCGATCTACGACCCGGCATCCGGAAAGTGCGCCCTGGCCCGGTCCGGGCACCCCGAGCCGGCCCTGGTACACCCCGACGGCACCGTGGAGTACCTGCCGGTGCCCGGTTCACCGCCGCTCGGCCTGGGCGGCGGCCTGCCCTTCGAGACCGCCGAACTCACCCTCCCCGAGGGCTCCCGTCTGGTCCTCTACACGGACGGCCTCATCGAGGACCGGGAACACGGCCCCGACACCGGCCTCGAAGCACTCCGCCTGGCCCTGGCGCACCCGGACCGGACACCCGAGGAGACCTGCCAGGACGTCCTCGACGCGGTGCTGCCCGCTCGGTCGAGCGACGACATCGCCCTGCTCGTCGCCCGCACCCGTCTGCTGGACCCCTCCCAGGTGGCCGAATGGGACGTGCCCGGCGATCCGGCGATCGTCGCCGGCATCCGCTCGGATGCCACGCGCCGCCTGGAGACCTGGGGCCTGGCGGAGATGGCCTTCACGACCGAGCTGATCATCAGCGAGCTGGTCACCAACGCCATCCGCTACGGCACAGAACCGATCCGGCTGCGGTTGGTGCACGACCACGACAGCCTGATCTGCGAGGTCGCCGACGGCAGCAGCACCTCACCACATCTGCGCCGGGCCGCGACCACCGACGAGGGCGGACGAGGACTGTTCCTCGTGGCCCAGTTCGCACAGCGCTGGGGGACCCGCTACACGGCCCGGGGCAAGGTGATCTGGACCGAACAGTCCACCCAGAGCCCGGCGGACGACACCGACGACATGTCGGCCGACGCCCTGCTGGACCAATGGGAGGACGCGTCCTGGTGA
- a CDS encoding ABC transporter substrate-binding protein, whose amino-acid sequence MGDVSGIDRRAFLSGVGGIAAGVAAATLSACDSRTDRSSTKSSKLLVVRDFGGAYGEANRKAIYDPFTKETGIRINVVNFSHTQILAQIKEGRPRFDVMDIDMSNLVRFEHEGASEELDYGRLKNARNAGIAESLLTPNGVGKSYWASVLAYGADAFGGRKPESWADFWDLGTFPGSRALQGAVDWPELEFALLADGVPLDRLYPLDVNRAFKVLDEIKGSVRTFWEYGAEPGELLDRNRVVASSSWAGRVQSLIKNGSPLAYEWNGARRQSNGYGIPKGAAHPDAAYRLIDFALRPEVQAYSARIYPEGPVVPAAYGFLTESTAVNLASTPGHLLTGFDLDIAWWLENGDSVTRRWQEWIRG is encoded by the coding sequence GTGGGAGACGTCTCCGGGATCGACCGCAGGGCCTTCCTGAGTGGAGTCGGCGGAATCGCCGCCGGTGTGGCCGCCGCGACGCTCAGCGCCTGCGACAGCCGTACCGACAGGAGTTCCACCAAGAGCAGCAAGCTCCTCGTGGTCCGTGATTTCGGCGGCGCGTACGGCGAGGCGAATCGCAAGGCGATCTACGACCCGTTCACCAAGGAAACCGGCATCCGGATCAACGTGGTGAACTTTTCCCACACCCAGATCCTCGCCCAGATCAAGGAAGGCCGGCCGCGTTTCGACGTCATGGACATCGACATGTCCAACCTGGTGCGCTTCGAGCACGAGGGCGCCTCCGAGGAACTGGACTACGGCCGATTGAAGAACGCCAGAAACGCGGGAATCGCCGAGTCCCTGCTCACCCCCAACGGCGTGGGCAAGAGTTACTGGGCCAGCGTTCTCGCCTACGGCGCGGACGCCTTCGGCGGGAGGAAGCCCGAGTCGTGGGCGGACTTCTGGGACCTCGGCACCTTCCCGGGCAGCCGGGCGCTTCAGGGCGCGGTGGACTGGCCGGAACTGGAGTTCGCCCTGCTCGCCGACGGCGTGCCCCTCGACCGGCTCTACCCGCTCGACGTGAACCGTGCCTTCAAGGTCCTCGACGAGATCAAGGGCTCGGTGCGGACGTTCTGGGAGTACGGCGCCGAACCGGGTGAGCTGCTGGACCGCAATAGGGTCGTGGCCTCCAGCAGCTGGGCCGGACGCGTCCAGAGCCTGATCAAGAACGGCTCTCCGCTGGCGTACGAATGGAACGGCGCCCGCAGACAGAGCAACGGCTACGGAATTCCCAAGGGCGCCGCCCATCCCGACGCCGCATACCGGCTCATCGATTTCGCGCTGCGACCCGAGGTGCAGGCCTATTCGGCCCGGATCTACCCCGAAGGGCCCGTGGTGCCGGCCGCCTACGGATTCCTCACCGAATCCACCGCCGTGAACCTGGCGAGCACGCCCGGGCACCTTCTGACGGGCTTCGACCTGGACATCGCGTGGTGGCTGGAGAACGGGGATTCCGTGACCAGGCGCTGGCAGGAGTGGATACGCGGCTGA
- a CDS encoding GNAT family N-acetyltransferase, which yields MIRAATVNDVAEIRAMIRELAEYERSAEQARATEEQLREAMFGEHPAVSALIAEDDETGETMGYALWFPHFSSWTGTRGMHLEDLYVRPRARGGGHGKALLASLAAICEQRGYERFEWWVLAWNQSTIDFYKSLGVDFLDEWRVCRLSGEPLSELAAEAPAGLDRS from the coding sequence ATGATCCGTGCCGCCACTGTGAACGACGTCGCGGAGATCCGCGCGATGATCCGCGAACTCGCCGAGTACGAACGCTCTGCCGAGCAGGCCCGGGCGACCGAGGAGCAGCTTCGCGAGGCGATGTTCGGAGAGCATCCCGCTGTCTCCGCACTGATCGCCGAGGACGACGAGACGGGCGAGACGATGGGCTATGCCCTGTGGTTCCCCCATTTCTCGTCCTGGACCGGCACGCGCGGCATGCACCTGGAGGACCTCTACGTACGGCCGCGGGCCCGGGGCGGCGGCCACGGCAAGGCCCTGCTCGCCTCCCTGGCCGCGATCTGCGAGCAGAGAGGCTACGAGCGCTTCGAGTGGTGGGTCCTGGCCTGGAACCAGTCGACGATCGACTTCTACAAGTCGCTCGGCGTGGACTTCCTCGACGAGTGGAGGGTGTGCCGACTGAGCGGCGAGCCTCTCAGCGAACTCGCGGCCGAGGCCCCGGCTGGTCTCGACCGGTCTTGA
- a CDS encoding GNAT family N-acetyltransferase, giving the protein MSTAQHLPVIRPATGADLDDLQALARRTIDARYRAFLGDEAVDWFIGSGASDAHVESHLEKGAVHCLSQEGGILGFSILDGPTIDLMMIDPDHHRRGLGRLLLHHAEETLLARHSTIRLESFADNTAANSFYEACGWRPGDLLEGEGPAKVEYLKTGRDQPGPRPRVR; this is encoded by the coding sequence GTGTCGACCGCACAACACCTCCCCGTGATCCGGCCCGCGACCGGGGCTGACCTTGATGACCTCCAGGCGCTCGCGCGGCGCACGATCGACGCCCGCTACCGCGCGTTCCTCGGTGACGAGGCAGTGGACTGGTTCATCGGCAGTGGGGCTTCGGACGCTCACGTCGAGAGTCATCTGGAGAAGGGTGCTGTGCACTGCCTCAGCCAGGAGGGCGGGATCCTCGGCTTCTCCATCCTCGACGGCCCGACGATCGACTTGATGATGATCGACCCGGATCATCACCGTCGAGGGCTCGGCCGTCTGCTGCTCCATCACGCGGAGGAAACGCTCCTGGCCCGGCATTCGACCATCCGGCTGGAGAGCTTCGCGGACAACACCGCGGCCAACTCGTTCTACGAGGCGTGCGGATGGCGCCCCGGGGACCTGCTCGAGGGCGAAGGGCCAGCCAAGGTCGAGTACCTCAAGACCGGTCGAGACCAGCCGGGGCCTCGGCCGCGAGTTCGCTGA
- a CDS encoding VOC family protein, translating to MVSVLQNVAIDCANAYELARFWSEVLGCPLHEDDKPGAPETEVMLPEGPLLYFNQVPEPKTIKNRLHLCLRPTTTREEEVDRLLNLGATLIDDRREPEGPGWAVLADPEGNEFCVLRSESDRAATPS from the coding sequence ATGGTCTCGGTATTGCAGAACGTGGCGATCGACTGTGCGAACGCCTATGAACTGGCGCGGTTCTGGAGCGAGGTGCTCGGTTGTCCCCTGCACGAGGACGACAAGCCAGGCGCCCCCGAAACCGAGGTGATGCTGCCGGAGGGCCCGCTGCTGTACTTCAATCAGGTGCCGGAACCGAAGACCATCAAGAACCGCCTCCACCTGTGCCTGCGCCCGACGACCACACGCGAGGAGGAGGTCGACCGACTCCTGAACCTCGGCGCCACCCTCATCGACGACCGCCGCGAGCCCGAAGGCCCCGGCTGGGCCGTCCTCGCCGACCCCGAGGGCAACGAATTCTGCGTCCTGCGCAGCGAGTCCGACCGCGCGGCAACGCCTTCCTGA